The Anopheles maculipalpis chromosome 3RL, idAnoMacuDA_375_x, whole genome shotgun sequence genomic sequence GGATAAACGGGCTAAACGCTATCAGCTTGCCAGCAGCCGTGGGTTCATCCAATTTTCGTGCGGAATCCGAGCGACAAACCCCGCTGCACGAACGAGAAAGAAAAGTCTACCGCAAGTTTTTGCGCGTTGCTTGTCGCCGGTGGGGACTCGCACGGGGACGAATCCCTGGAGGAAAATCACGGGACGAAAGTGTTTCGGTCACGCCGGTGGTAAACAGGCGCAGAAAGAAAGTGACGAAACCCGTTTTTCTTGCACCGGCTCTCGTAGCCCCGACATCAACAAAAGCAGTTCTCCCGAACGATTATTTTCGAACGGTGCTATTCGCGGACACATTCGCGGCCAATCCAATTCCACCATCACCGGGAACACACCATAATTCGCCGGGTGAAAAGGGCCGGGaacgcacgtgtgtgtgtgtgtgattgcgAGCGCGTACCTTTCCAAAAGTGAAACTTTGCTTACCGGAGATGGAACCGGAACGTGTTCCTTTCAGATCAGCCCGTCGTGTGTCCCGGGTGGACGCGCCAGCGTGTGCGGGCGTGCTGTCCTTGCACTCTGGGGAGAAACTAAATGGCTGTCATAACTGGTGGGAGCTCCAGCACAGCTCAAACGTCCTCGGGCGGATCCATTCAACAACTCAGCCATCGGCCGGAGCATGATGGGCATGATAGGCTCATCCTAATCGGGCATTTTTTGTCGCTCGCCGTTGCTGTTGTACAGCAACTGTCAATCGATTATGTTTGGCCAACGTAGGGGTTCGAACAAAATGCCGAAACGAGGACAAACACAACTAATTGAAATCGTTCGCCAACCGGACACGAAAGCATCATGCCGGCGGGTCAGTTAGCGATCGTTAAGCTTTTCCAAGCAAATCGCTTGAATAATATTCGAGCACATGGAGGACAGCCAACAATTGATCCATTGAGTAACGTAGAAAGTTGATGACGCTTTTTCCTGTCAATCGGTGTTTGGAAGTGAGTGGTCGGCCAAGAGAAGACAGTGCCGCCCGCTGTTGTTGCTATTTGATGATGCAACCACGTGCGCAAAACAAAGCGCTTTAACCAAAATATTCATCATCAGTTTCAGCTTTCATCCATCATGCCATAATTGTTCATTAAAAAGTAACTCGGTCAACGAAAAAGTGCTATTAATGCTAATACACCGGTGGGTACATACAGATGATGATAAAGCGCGTTTTCTAAACATCGCACGCGTCCCGTCTTCTAGCGATCACGCCTTCATTCCGTATGGTGTGGTGTGCCTGTAACGGAggttttagtttctttttcGTGTTGTTTCGGTGTCATCCAGGCGTCAGAATTGACCAAGCCCTTGAGCGTCGTCATCCGAGCAAGTATGGCAGTGTGTCACCATGACCAAGTGTGATGAGTTGGTCGTTACGGGCGGTCTTACCACTACCCGTCTGCAATTGCGTgcagaacacaacaaaatggTGCTAGCTGCGTGCATATGAACTAACAGCTACCTAGTTTTCCCAACCGACGCCACTAATCGTTGGGACATTTTCGTCCGCCTTGCTTGGCCCTTTGGTGGatccgggtgtgtgtgtgtgtggagttgAAGCTTAAAGCGTGGAGAACTCGGACGTGAATAGAGGGtgaatgtaataaaataagcGTACACACtacccaaaacattcccaccTGACCCTGCTTCTGCTCTGTAGCAGGAGTGGCAGTAAAATGGCAAATTCCCATCCCACAGTAGGGGTCGGCCATCGCGAGTCATTTATCAGCTCGCAGTTGCAGCTGCACATGCAATTTTGTAACGCAACCGATCTCCGCCAACCGATAGTGGCAGTGTTTCGCGACGCAAATCTTGTCCCGATCTGAATAGCAAAAAGGCTGCTGTGGAGTAAGGTTGATGCGATTGCCTGTGGCCAGCTAATTAGCCGTTAAGTGAGCGCACACAATGGGCCTTTTCTAGATGGcggagtttgttttctttcttttgccagGTGTAAACCCATTCATCATCTCACTACATAACGCCGGGAGATCCAAATCGTCCAATTCGTAATTCTTTGGAAACCGCGATTCATTCATTCCCACCGCGAACCGTCTGGTCCGGTTCTGCGACCGTTTCACTGCCCGTTGCCACCGCCTCCTGAGTCTATATCCATCGGGTCCGATCTATCTGGGCACGGCAGCAGGGTTATGTGCCGTTAGGTTAGGTGGTTCTGACAGGACTTAAGAAACCACCCTCGCTCTCCCCTAAAGGCACCGTTCGCAAGCCGGTTCCAAGTGTCAACGAACTTTATCGTGTTCGTCTAGTGTGCGCGATTCAAGCCGGTCGGATATCCAAAGAAGACCGTTAGCCAACCGGCTTTCCGCACCGCAACGCCGCCGACAGCTTTACGATTACCGGATGCAATGGCGCGTCATCGGCGTCCACGGGCGGCAGTGTGACTGATGCGTGGAACGGAGTTTCGGAGGGAAAACTTCAAACAATTGGCAACCGTATTATTTGCCCCGGGACCATTCGCGTGGGACCGGTTTTCGTGCAAATGTGCGGCCACTTAAAGGTGCATCTTGTACGGATGGCTTTCAATGCGCTACCCGATCGCAAAAGCACGTCCATTTGCAGTCAATCGCATTCCGGTGCAAGATTTGGTGCATCACACAGCTGGTTCGGCGGGAAAGCGCGGAAACCTGTCTTTGACGTGAAAACAGAAACGATTTGcagaaggcaacaaaaaacaaaaacttttacttttacCAACATGCCGCCATTTGGGAAGTTTATCGTACGATCGATGAAAGTGATTCGATTGAATGCAACTGTCGACGCTAGAGAAGATGGTGttttttggtctttttttatctttaccaCATCTTAAAAGATCTATTTATTAGATTTGATACGGCCAATATCAAATTTATTGGCGCATATACAGTTTCTCGGGCACAAAACGGTCAATCAATTGAGGATATCTGGGACATGTGGCTTATGTTTTTCATAAGCACATAAAGCCTACCCCGGGAAAGCTTTCCACAGTGCATTAAATGCTCATTAATATTCAAGCTTCGTACACAACAAATACTGAACACTTGTTGGTGTCGTAACTTCTTCGAGGTTGAAgtagtaaattttttttttggaaaaggcCACAATTgcccatcgtcatcatcatgtgCGCGAGGCTCATCCCATCGGAACGTTGTGTTTGTGCACGTTGTACCTTGGGCAGGACGTGCACTTGGTTGGTCTTTTCACCATGTACGCGGCCTCATTCTTGCGGAGCAAGCGAGCGACATGCGGGCACTATCGTGGTCGACGCGAGAGAAAGTTTCGACACCAACCGTTCCCGAGTGCTGTGTTTGGTCGCTCAAGACGACTGCACGCTGGCTGTTTGTCACCCGTTTTTTTGCATACAACCACATTCGTTCCGTACTTGAACCCCGGACACGAAATTGCATCACGTGTGTCAAGTGTGTCACTCACGAATGCATCACAACGGATGGGTGCCAATTTAGGCCGTCAGCTGGAGCAGAAGCTTCCATCTTCATTGATGCGATTGCGTCATCGTCATGCCGTCCAAAGGCTGGTCGCTTCTAACGGAGGCAGGGGTTTTTAGTTGCGCTCGCTCGGTGGCCAAGCGTTTTGCAAACCACGGTTACTTCATTATCGAACACTGCTCCGGTGTGTGAAGTACAGAGCATCCTCGCGAGCTGTGGAGGACGTGTGAGGTCATGTTGGACGTTACCGAACAGCCAGGCAAATGGTCCAGGAGGAGTAGGGGGAGGATCGTAAAACCCATCACTGTTCGCTGCAAAGAATGAAGAAACCGTTAAAAATGCATGAACTTAGGCATGAAAAGGCAGCGACGTAGACACGATAGCTGCTGTACGATGTCTAGTTGCGGACACAAGTACACGAGTTATCGTTGTGCAACCCATCGAACCATCGAGAAGAGACATCGCTCTAGGTCTGATAGCTGCAAGCCCCTATGCGATCGGATCGGATTCTAAACACCCGATCATCTACAGATCGCACTACAGATGATCGATTTAATGTTTTGATTAGTCACGCGAATCGCTCCGGCACGGAACAAATCCAACCGCTTCGAGAAGGCGCCAGCCTTGGATGCCACTTCTTTTCGGCAGACGTTGATTGCGCCGCCGCTCGCAGATTAAGATTAGAAGCCCGATCGATTCGACTGCTGGCCACATCGCTTTGACAAACAAGACCTTCGCCGGCAATGGTATAATTCTGGTGGGCAAATGCTGGTTTCATTGCGCCCATCCTTCCCTGCTCTCTGTACCTCTGTACCTGGGCACGATCTAACGAGTTCGTTAGGTTTGCAATTAGTCATAATTGAGGCAACGACACTGGGCTGTTTGCCTAAATTACGCGGCATTACCTTCCGCAAAGGTAGTGGTTTTGAGTGGCGTCGAACGTTATTCAAATAGCATTCCGGAACCTGAGACGATCTTGAAAACAAATCCTACAAGACTCATGTTGTTTACCCATTTCAAATGGTACGTTGTTTGCGGTATGCGGACTACACGATCGTGGAAAACTTGTGAAATGTTGTTGCCGAATCGAGGGAGTGAGTGATCGTGTTCGAAACTTTGTCAAACCAGTAATCCGATATTGCATTCTCGAGCTTGCGCAGCAATGCGGTGGTGTCTATTTGAATAGTAGAGAAAAATACGCGACTCAATCATAAACGATCATTCGCTACTGTCCGATTAGCCCCGTGGCCACAGCCCCATTAGCTCGTTTGCAATCAATTTCAtcggggaaaaataaaaatcacaaacaacaatcaaacatTGTAACGCAACGGTTCCGATGGgcgtggagaagaaggaacaCGGCCAACCTCATAACAGTGGAAGAGATTGTGCCCCGGTCTTCCTCTGTGTCCCACAGCTTCACATTCCATAAAGGAAATGGGTTTGGTCAACAGACACTGACTAACAAGTGTACCGCTGTCAAACAATACCACCAGAAGTGGCCTTCAACGAACGATTCGAACGAGGTCTGGGAATCACTAGTTTTGTACATTTAACTGTGGGCCTGTGTCCACCAAGCGAGTTCCACGTTTTTTGAGTAACGTGTCCGTAAGCGTTGTGGTTGGATGTTATATTGTCACATAAACCGAATCCGAGAGTCCATGATCAATTGGAACTAACGTAGCaaaactttctttctcttctacaATCCGTTTTGGCAGCGTTTAACACCATCATGTCTGTCTTGCGGACATTGGCACTGTTGGCTATCGGAGCCACCGTTGTGCTGGCTCAGCGACGTCTAGCCCTACCAGATCCCCGAAGCTGCGCAAACCGTACGTACCTGTTGTGGTGCCACCGTCTTCAAGCACAGCTCATTCGTAATCGTCTCCATATTCCAACAGGTGTTCGACATGCGACGTATCGTGACGCCCGAGGAGTAGCACATTCGTACTTCTTCAGCTGGGAACATGCGCCGACGCGCAGCTTGGAAGTTGACTGGCTGGATGCCCGTAATATCTGTAGGCGACACTGCATGGATGCCGTCTCGATGGAAACTCCGCAGGAGAACGAATTCATCAAGCAGCGCATCGCTCGTGGAAACGTACGGTACATCTGGACCTCCGGACGCAAGTGTAACTTTGCCGGATGCGATCGCCCGGATCTGCAGCCACCGAACGAGAACGGCTGGTTCTGGTCCGGATCGGGTGTCAAGATTGGACCGACCACTCAGCGCAACACCGGTGACTGGAGTTACACCGGAGGATACGGCCAACAGCAACCGGACAACCGTGAAGCAGCTCAGGTAAGTGATCATGGACGACATCTTCATTTTATCGGTTTGCCTCACATTAATGCTCGTGAATCGTCATCTCTCGCACACAGGGTAACGATGAATCTTGCCTTTCGATCCTGAACAACTTCTACAACGATGGACTGAAGTGGCACGACGTTGCCTGCCACCACCTGAAGCCCTTCGTGTGCGAAGACTCAGACGAGCTGTTGAACTTTGTTCGCTCCCGTAACCCGGGCATCCGTCTATAAGCTGCAGAAAAAATCTCGTGCCTTGTGTCTGCAGTGTACCAAGACATAGATTCCGGTGACCCCCCGAACAGACATCATTCGCTATAGTGCAGTAGTGGAGGAATGttactgcatttttttatatcgCTCAATAACGAGTGCTAGCATTACTGCTATTCCTCGACCAACAGGAATCAGTTGATTGGGTTCGTTTCGATCAAAATACCGCCAGTAAACGTAAAGTTCCAGCAACCGAGTAATGAGAAAGCTACTAAAGCACCATAAACAAGTCTTCCGAAACAGGCAGCAGGGTCTCGTGTCGAAGGCAGCAGCTGTCGAGCAGAGAGAATCAAGAGATGAgttttaacgtttttttttttgtaatgtagATCTGTTTAACTCTGtttaatttctatttattGTACTGTAAGAAAATCGTCAACCAGTTTTTATAGAGACTATCTATCGTTCACATCGCCAGGAGTAATGGCTAATGActtaaatgagaaaaaagatGACTCAAAACATAAATCGCAAAATCAAAGGGTTTTAGATCCGGAATACATTTCgaatgattgaaaaatgtcaaacaaCACTAAAGAATTAGATGAAacgttgtttttaaatttgtaagtttttgttttcatttgaacGAGAATAAAAAGTACGGAAATACTGTTGTAAAATTGTTGGTCTGAATATAGCAATTCATGTAGGGCAGTTTAATGATATTATACGAAAACTTTCAACTTTAAGTTAGCGGTGCGATTTCATTACAACGACGGGTTTgcataaatttctttttcttcttggcctgctcaggattgagcacgtcgtgtcgacatggccaggtctccaattagcttccaggaaactcggtctagggctgcagtctccattcacggctgcatccgatctccgacaggttagactccacacTCTCCACTACGCTTCGTGCTGAACGGGtcactgacgagcaccttcttggtggggcatgagtccggcatcctcatcacgtgccccagccaacgtatccttccggctttgactaccgttcgaaaatgacgagtgtattggcgtcctccgtcagcatagtccaagactcgtacccacagaggactaccggacgtatcatgGTGCgataaatcgtgcatttcatgtgttgttggagtcttctggatcgcaggagtttgtagaGTCCAtaataggcacgattcccctgaacaatgcgtcttcgtatttcgctgcttacgttgttgtccgaagttacgatcgtactaaggtagcagaactcctgtaccacctcgagatcctCTCCGttaactgatactctgcttccgggtcgggctctatcacggtcagagcctccggtaagcaggtattttgtcttcgtcgcattgatgctcaatccaattttaTTGGCCTCTCGTTTCAATctggtgtacgcctcgcacacacTGCCGCAGTTGTCCGACCGAttatgtcgatgtcatccgcgaagccaagaaattggagagatcgggtgaaaatcgtgccccggatgtcgaagcccgcgcttcgcatgacaccctccagagcgctgttgaacaacaaacagcagagtccgtctccttgcctcataccccggtgagattcgaacgattccgacagcatgctcgaaactctcaccttgctctgcaccccgtccatagcggcgtagggatctggtgctctcggcatttttggaggatctgccgtagagtgaagatttggttggttgtcgatttgcctccaacaaatccagcttggtagcttccgacgaaatctgtagctaggggctccagtctgcagaagagtattcgggacaggatcttataggcagcattcagcaCTGTGATAGCCAAGAAATTAGCACATTCCATCCTGTCGGCCTTTTTGTACatcgggtgtatgacacccagtttccattcgttcGGTAGTTCTTCCTAATCCCatatcttaacaatcagccgatgcatgatggcggaaatcctctccggacctatcttgaacagttcggccaccagcccatcaCTGCCGGCTGATTTGTTgtatttcagctgtttgatggcactgatgacttcgtcctGCTGGCTGTCATAGCtctgcactcctctgcttcctgcgGCTAGTTCGGTGCCTCCTGTATCTGCTCCGTTAAGGTGAATGTtgaagtagcacttccacctgttCACCTCTCGCTCGTCTGACAGGATATCTCCTTCCTCGCTGCGGTACATAGCGATCATCGGAGTAAAACCGCCCCGTGCCGCATTAAATATCCTGTAGAACTTGCGAGTTTCCCCCGACTGGGTTAATTGCTGCATCAGTTGCTCGTCCGACTCTTCGAAACTCCGCTTCTTGTATCTGTAGATCCGATTCAAAATTTGGTTCCCTTTCGTTGCAATTGTATTgggggtggcttgcaaggcctctccTCCTACCCCCTGTCTCGTCAgagggcctacgcatcctagCTGATTAAAGTCCCGTAGGATGCCAGGACTGAAGGACAACCAACCGCCCCTAACATGGAAAACAGACGCTAGTTACCCGCTAGTCGCTAGTTAGTAATGCTCTttgagacaaatcttccagtTCCACAGTGTACTGAAAGTGTACTTAAGGTATGCAAGCCTTTTGTATCGTCCTGTATACATATCAGTCTAGGCGGGATTCAAAACCTTCCATAGTCTCTCGTACTCAGCTCTTTTCCGTCATTGTCTCGTGCGCCATTGTCACATGTCCCATCGTAGATTAAAACACGGGAGCACACACGAGCCTACGGGCTAATACCGCCAAATGAGCTGTTTGGCTCTTGGATGTTGGACATGGCTCTTCATAAAAATAGGTAAATACATGGTGAGGTGAGTGCGGGTCTAGCGACCCTatctgaaatatttcactgaCTATGCAAGATTCTGCCTTTTGActacgatttttttaaaattcatatctTTCAATAAATCAATGAGATTGAGGGTCTATCAGGCTCTATAGAAAGCTTCCTGTTTAGTTCCTGTTTTTAAGAAAGTGTGCAAATCTGATGCCATCAATTTATCGGGGCATTTTTAGAAGTCCTCGCCTACAAACCATTTCTCGTGTCGGCTTCCTATTATATCAGAATTGTTCAGCACAGATTCATTCCCAAGCGCTCGACTACTATCAACCTCGTTGAGTTCGACAGCCACTGCCATAAGGCCATCAATCTTCCTGCACCCAGAATGATGCTGTTTACACGGAATAAAGGCTGTATTTGATCGTGTTCCGCACTTTAATCTGCTGGCTAAACTTCAGGTGCTCGGATTCCCGAAGGAGCTTGCTGCAAGGCTGCGCTCTGATCTGAGCGTATTGTGcgtattaaataaaatagcgTAGCTTTGGTGTAGTGTTGGGTGTATAGAATATCTGCAAAACACTAATCATAGCATAGCATTGCAAGCTATAAAATTAACAactctattgacaaaattggaAGGATAATGGATGAGccactacaacgacgagctgtacgaactgtacgacgacctcaccgtcgtgcagcgaattaggctcatcaggctccgatgggctgaccatattatacgcatggcaccggactccagctcagaaagttctTTTAGTTCCACACGGAcggaggaggcgtggtaggcccagatggGAGgcctgcggcaggccaagaccgcaaagcggttgtagcgcctgatgagtaagtaagtaagtaggTAAGTATTGATAAAATTGGCTTATTTACCACTACTAAAGGTTCCTTAGTTGGCggattttcaaagattttgttaatagGGAAATTAAACTATCTAAAGAATGGTATACGTAACGTGAGTAACATGTGTTACAGCTGCCTTTCTGTATCTACTTTAGCTGTCTTAAAATCAACAGTTACAAGCCTTTACATGCAAAGCCTTCAACATTAGCCTCATTGGCTTAGACTTTTGTCGTCGCTCCTATTGAGAAGAGGAACACATAGGATGGACTCCATAAAGGACAGTCAATATCCAACAGGCATTCCAACCCATTTTGAGTGATACTATGTTATAGCAGTACATAAAAATGTTGACAATCTGTTATTACAACTGCTCTTAACGGTTCCCACGCTCCGTAAAGTATTTGCTGATGATCAATGATCCACTACTGGATTGTGCCCGGGATTTCAATGCCTTTTCTGGCCATTTtatctttgaaatctctctTTCCTCCTTCCGTTTCCGTCTATCGTCCAGGGCGTTagggataattttgaaagtcacctacggagaaaaaaaatttttttatggcaaaattaatcatcgggaaatttttttttgttttagaaatagtagtagcttaccatgtattttattcattttattcaaaatatccgccctcggcttctattacggcctccacccgtctctgGAACCGGCAACAAGctctggcgacagtttcgcggggtagggccgcgaaaacggacctaattttcgccatcagctccgccttggtgttgctggaggttctgttggtgtcccgttccaccgcgccccacacgaaataatccattggattaagatccggggagctgggaggccacacattcggcgcggtgaagtcatTGAGattggccgccaaccactttatcgttttggaggctgcatggcacggagcggaatcctgctgcaacacgtacggtctgccgttggtgCTCTCGTGATctaaggctttacgacggtgtccagcatggaaatgtacccgtccgcgttcagcctcagcccctgctcgaaaaagtggggcggcatcacgtccccttccgatgacacgcaggaaaacaccatcaccgtctccgctccgcttccacaatgtactcttttttggcatttttttaatcacgggatgttttcgctgcctgttccgtacacttttagctgtcgaatgacgtattgcttgttttcctatgccaactccatcatgAGTTATaagcaaaaatgtaactgtcaaaattatcccgaacgcccgtATATTAAATATAGTCATTAAATATTATCTCAACCGAAATTCGTTCTTCTTTTATTCCTATTTCCAATTACAGCATCTCTAAAACCATGAGAAGTTACCCTAAAAGTTGGATGAACGGAAAATATGAATTATCTTAAGTAGATTAAGagagataccacgtagttgaaacggggggacgttccggatggaatttgaactccggttctgccgtttgaagaccggcgccgatgacCGTTCGTATCGTGTGAAAATGGGAGACCAAAGCTCTCGACGTATCACCGGGTCTTCAGGAGTGCCACCAGGAAGCAACCTTGGTCCGCTTCGCTTCGTAATATTCCTGAACGACGTAACACGTGTGCTTCCTCCTGACAGCCACCTGCTTTACGCCGAAGACGCTAAACTGTACCTACCGATACGCAACCAGGAAGATCAGCTGCATCTCCAGAATGCTCTCAGCGCGTTCCAGTCCTGGTGCTGTACGAATGGCTTGGAGATATGCGTCGACAAGTGCGTTGTGGTTACGTTTGCCAGAAAACGTAATCCCTTAATCTGCACGTATACCATCAACGACACTGCCCGTAAAAGCTGCGTCAGAGATCTAGGAGTGCTTCTTGACGATAAGTCTAGCTTTCATGACCAACTCGAGCACAAACAGCTAGCTAGTTAGCATTTTGAAGAAGCTTGCTGCTGTACTGCTCCTTAGTTCGGTCTGTGGTGGAATACTCATCCGTGGTGTGGTGACTCATATCGCCACGCTCGTTGGCTCACCTGGAATCCATCCAGTGGAAATTTACACGGTTTGCGCTGCGTGGTTGCAGTATCCAGGTGGAGGTGGACTGTGCCGCGAATTCAATgccgtgtgtgatcgttttgaacaAGACCTTTCGCGCTCTGCGTTCTTTAATTTTATGCGTACAGTGCGGCCCATtacttatttacaattgattatgacgttACAGTGTCGTATTGTCTGTGACccattacttctttttttttttattcataaaggacggccatgTGACCCATTActtgttgaatgtaaaaatgtaaattttaaactgtaaatgtaaaacgtaaaaaagtcGCTTCAAGGAGGCTACATGtggtataaataaataaatatcaccTACATCCATCCGGACTTATTAGTAGAAAATTTGGTGGTCTAGAAATCTTGATGCACGAAATACCTTCAACATAAGATGCCACTTTCTAGAAAAAGTTTTGCATTCGGATAAGAGCCGTCACCCTGTCCCTAACAGCATCTCTTTGAAAGTCTGAGGAAGTTTTAGTGTCCGAAACTAGCAAAACCAATCAAAAATAGCCTTCACCACCTTTACACCTTCTTCTAGCGTGTACCTTGATTCCGCTTAAGATTACCACAGCAGACTTATTTCCATAAtaggtttaattttattagtaACTGGATAGTCCTGCACGCATGATAATAGTTCGGATGAGACGCTCTTACACTTAAAAATGCGTTAATCGATGAAGGAAATAGACGCTTTAAACGATTGAATGGCACCGACTacagccttcttcttcttcttgatttgaacgacctactaggtcacgccgaccatcgaaagGCTTTTGCTGATAAGACGTTTTTGGATAGTCAACGAGGCACTATGGGCCTCACTAAAGGGCAGCTGGGATTTGACCTCCGGTCATATGAAGACTGATCACTGTCGCTTCTACTACCGCCGGTGCCTTATCATTCAAAGACTCTTCGAAGCATGCTAGCTATGTTTGGTTGGATCTTGATCATGATGGATCTTCATCTTAGAATTTGAAGGATAAGCGTTGCTCAAGCGCTTGCTATGTTACAGTATGAAGGACCGGAAATCTACAATAAGGTTGATTCGGCGGTTTTTATTCGGCCTATTCAACGTACCTCTCAGGAAAAAGGTACAacgatttttgtgatttacacgataaattacaaaacattcGTGCCGAAAAATGGTTGCTACATTTTCTTACGATCCTCGTCGTGTATGATCGACATTAAATAATGGAGTTACACCATTATTTGCTGGGTATCTGCGTATCTAAAATGAAGAGTGGAGTCGCCTGTCTATCTACATTTTTTGTCGACTTTCTTGTTTCCCATGGAAATAATAGAGCCTTCACGCTTCATCCATTGCCGAAGTTGATGgacattattttttcaatggcgaaaagcgaagaagaattttctacagcggtggaatttgaaaattttgtcaTGTTACACTAATCCCCTTTGAGAATGAGCTAACTAAAtccaaacatttttgtcaTCAACAAATAGAAACGTTCGCTGATATACTGCCAGAAAACGCGGTGGTGAAAGTGATATCATCCCAGCTGGATGATAACGTcatagtgaggattgaccAACTACGTCCTGTCTTATCAACaaatctaataagccattcgattacCGGAATAATTTCGTAGATCAGAAAGCAGACGAACTGGAGATGGAAGTGATCTTCaatagctgctgctgctgctatctaATCTTTAGTATAATTAGTGGTTGACTCGGAAATGAGTTCTCTTAAGCCTAAAATATGCAACAATCTACAAAAGCTATAAATTAATTCACCAATGATCATCGACGTTAAGTGAAACAATGTTATAAAACGAGTTTTCTTACATTGTCAGTTCTGTAGATTTATTAAACAAGAGGAATCATCATCGGGAGTCATTCACTCTATAAATGCACACACTAACGGAAGGGCGCGCTCTTATAATCCTTTCTCTCTTCATTCTCGCATTACACTCTTACATCGACCATTTCTCGACTAAGCATTCTCGTTCGGTCAAGCTT encodes the following:
- the LOC126565358 gene encoding uncharacterized protein LOC126565358, producing the protein MSVLRTLALLAIGATVVLAQRRLALPDPRSCANRVRHATYRDARGVAHSYFFSWEHAPTRSLEVDWLDARNICRRHCMDAVSMETPQENEFIKQRIARGNVRYIWTSGRKCNFAGCDRPDLQPPNENGWFWSGSGVKIGPTTQRNTGDWSYTGGYGQQQPDNREAAQGNDESCLSILNNFYNDGLKWHDVACHHLKPFVCEDSDELLNFVRSRNPGIRL